Part of the Actinomycetota bacterium genome, CGCGAAGGCCTACGACAAGTTCCACCAGTACGAACAGGGAACGAACCTGCGCGCCTGGCTGTACCGCATCCTGACCAACACCTACATCAACCAGTACCGCAAGCAGCAACGGCGTCCCGACGAGTACCCCCAGGAGGATGTCGGGGAGTTCTCGCTGTACGACTGGCTCGCCGGGGCGGGCGCTTCCGCGGAGCACGAGGTCCTCGACGTCATCACCGCCGATGAGGTGAAGCAGGCCCTCGCCGACCTCCCCGAGCAGTTCCGCATGGCGGTGTACCTCGCCGACGTGGAGGGCTTCTCGTACAAGGAGATCGCCGACATCATGGATACGCCGGTCGGCACGGTGATGTCGCGTCTGCACCGGGGAAGGAAACAGCTCGAGAAGGCGTTGGCCGAGTACGCGCGTGAGCGCGGGATCCTGGGACGGGATGCCGCCGAACGTGTCTGACCGAGGACGATGACATCGCCGGGGGACCGACCGTGAGCGACGCAGGACGTGGCAGTGACGGCAGCATGAGGGTCGACTGTCCCGAAGCGCTCGAGCGCCTCGAGAGCTACCTCGACGGTGAACTGGACGACGCGCAGATCGCCGAGATCTCGATGCACCTGGCTCGGTGCTTCCCGTGCGGGGATCGTGCTGAGTTCGAGCGTCATCTTCGTGAGGTGATCCGCACCCGCGCCGCCGAGACCGCCCCCGCTGGGCTGTTGGAGAGGGTCCGGGTGCGCTGCCGCGAGACCGCCGTCCTGCGCGAGGCTGCCGCAGAAGCCTGAAGCGGGGCCGGTAGCATCGCTGGCTCCGCGTGGCTGCGGGCCGGACGGCGAGAGGGCTGTGTGTGGACGCCCCTACCCGCGACGACACGATCCTGGTGACCGGTGGGGCTGGCTTCATCGGGTCGAACCTGGTCGACCGACTCCTGGCGGAGGGCCGCCATGTGGTCGTCGTGGACGACCTGTCAACCGGTCGGCTGGCGAACCTGGCGGCCGCGCGTGCTCACGGCGGGGGCCGCTTCGAGTTCCAGCGGCTGGACATCACGTCCGGCGCGTTGGAGGCGGTGGTGGACAAGCACCGCCCCGACCTGATCATGCACCTGGCGGCCCAGATGAACGTCCGCGCCAGCGTCGCCGACCCCCAGCGCGACGCACGGGTCAACATCCTGGGCACGATCGAGGTGCTCGAGGCCGCCCGCCGCCACGGCACCCGGAAGGTGGTGTTCGCCACGTCGGGCGGGTGCATCTACGGGGAACCGCCGGAGGAGGAGCTGCCGATCGGTGAGGACCACCCGGGGTACGCGCACTCCCCGTACGGGGCCAGCAAGCGCTCCGCCGAGGAGTACCTGCGCACCTACCGTGAGCTGTACGGGCTCGCCTGGACGTCGCTGGCGCTATCCAACGTCTACGGCCCCCGCCAGGACCCCTACGGGGAAGCCGGGGTCGTGGCGATCTTCACCGATCAGATCCTCGCCGGTCAGCCGACCGTGATCTACGGCGACGGCGAGCAGACCCGCGATTTCGTCTACGTTGACGATGTCGTCCACGCCTTCGCCCTGGCGATGGAGCGGGGCGACGACGCGCGGTTCAACATCGGAACCGGGGAGCGCACCAGCGTCAACCAACTGTTCCGTGCGCTGGCCGCCGCGACCGACTACCCCCACGATCCCGTCCACGCCCCGCAACGCCCCGGTGAGCTCCGACACAGCGCGCTGGACTGCCGCAAGGCCGCCCAGGGCCTGGGATGGAAGCCGTGGACCACGCTGGAGGAGGGGCTGGCGGCGACCCTGCACGGCGTGGCGGACGCGACGCCGGCCTGACCACTCTTGGCGGCGGGTGGTGGCCGGCCCCCGCAGCAGTCATCCGCTGTCCGCGCGACCCGCCGCGTGCGATCCGGACGGTTACGCTGTGTGACGGCCAAGCGGTCTGGCGGTGAGGAGCGCGCCGTGGCGTCGTACGCCGAGGAGGTCGGGACCCGGCTTCGCCGGATCCGGATGCAGCAGGGGCTGTCCCTCCAGGACGTCGAGCGGCGCTCGGGAGGCAAGTGGAAGGCCGCCGTGGTCGGGTCGTACGAGCGCGGCGATCGCAACATCAGCGCCGCCCGACTGTGCGAGCTCGCCGAGTTCTACGGGGTGTCTCCCACCGAGGTGCTGCCGCAGGAGGATGCGCCCCGCCCCGTCGAGCACGCGCAGGCGATGGTGATCGACCTGTCCAAGCTCGACACCTCAGAGCGCTGGTCCGGTGTGCGCAGGTACTGCGAATCGATCCAGGTGGAACGAGGCGACTTCAACCGCCAGATCCTGTCGGTCCGCGCGGACGACCTACGGGCGCTCGCGGTGATCATGGGCACGCCCCCCGACACGCTCGTCGACGTGCTCCGCCAGGAGGGGATCCTCCTGGACCGCTGACCGGGACAGCCGGCGGTCAGCGGTTCCTCACCGCCGGGCCGGCGGCGCCGCCATCGCCCACCGCCGACGGCCGCGGCCCCCCACGTCGCTCGACTGGTGAACGGTAGGTCATCAGGTCGTGGACGAGCGGGATCAGCCCGGCCGCCAACGCGATGTCGCCGACCGAGATCACCGTGCGTAGCGCTGCCACCGGGACGATGTCCGCGAGCCACCGCAACCGCGCCGTGTCGGTCAGCAGCTGGTGCTTCCCGGCGAGCGAACGCCCCCCGCCGAGTCCCGCCGCTGCCATCGCGTCCGGATCGACCGGCATCGCGCCGTTCGCGGCGATCACAACCGCGTTGGCGACCAACCCGAGGAAGATCAGAGGCATCCCTGGGCGGTAGCGGTTCGCGGTGATCCATCCCACGACCAGCGCTTGACTGGTCAGCACCGTCGCGGTTGACGCCCAACCGTGTGTTCCCGACGCACCGAACACCTCGACGGCGACCTGCAGACCCAACCCGGGGAACAGCAGCCAGTTCCAGCGCAGGTCGGCTTCCGCGACGCGGTGCAGTCGCCCACCCCGGGCGACAGCGGTCGCGATCGCGACGACGAGGACCACCACGGTGAAGGGCACCCAGAGCACCTCCCTCCGCCCGCGCGCGAACGATACAGTCGACTCCAGGACACCTGCGTGGAGGAGGAACCGATGACCGTCGCCGCACGTCCCCTCGACACCCGTGAGGCCCGCCGTGTCATCCCACCGCGGCGTCTGCGCGACCGCCTCCACGATCGCATCCCCCAGGCGTGGTGCGTCGCCGCGGCGCTGGCCTGGGCGGCGCTGTTGAGCGTGGCCGTGGCGCTCGAGCCGGGAGCCGACGATCCGGCCGCGATCCCCAGCGCGGTCGACGCGTTGATCGCGACCGTCCTGTTCGGCGGGCTGTTCGCCACTGCCGCTGGGCTCGGCAGCCGCCGACGGATCGGGTTCGCTGCCTCCTTCGGCGCGGCGCTGCTGCTGCTCGGCGCCACCCTGGCATGCCCGGCGACCGGGCACCACGAGCTGGCCGGGTGGTGGTACGGGCAGTTGGCCGCCACCGGCGGGTTGGTGGGCATGAGCGGTTACGGCCTGTGGCGCGCGCCCCGCTCGTCTGACTGAACGTCTGCCCGGGGCGACACGATCGTGACCCCGGCCGGGGCGGCCGCGACGTCCTGTAGGCTCGAACGATCATGTCGTCCCCTGGATCCGGAAGACGCCGTCGCGACCCACGCCGTCCCGTCGGTGACGACCGCGTGCGCGAACTCGCACGTCCACTGGAGCAGGTGATGCGTCGCCTGCCCGAGGTGGAGCGCCGCGTCGTCGAGCTGCGCATGGGGCTCGTGGACGGCCACCCTCGCAACCTCGCCGACACCGCCCGCGGCCTCGGCCTCACCGTGCAGGAGGCCAAGGAGATCGAACAGCGCGCCTTCGACCGGATCCGCGAAGTCGTCCCGCTCGAGCACCTGCAGAAGCTGCTGAACAGCTAGATGTCGTCACTCCCTGAGCTGGTCAAGGTCCGCGCGGGGCTGTCCGACGCTGCGCTGGATCACCTGCAGGCCCTCGTCTCGGACTGGCAGATCCTCGCCGATCTGTCGTTCGCGGACCTGCTGCTGTTCTGCCGGACGCCCGACGAGCAGCTGATCGTCGTTTCCCAGATGCGGCCCTACACCGCCCAGACCTTGTACCACGAGGACCTCGTGGGTCGCGCCTTCCTGCCCGGGCAGCGCCCCACCGTCATGCGCTGCTTCAAGGACAGGCGCATCGTCCGCGACGGCGACCCCGACTGGTCCACCGGCGTCCCCGTCCGCGAAGAGGCCATCCCCGTGTGCCTCGACGGTGAGGTCCTCGCCGTCGTCACGCGCGAAGCGAACCTGTCGATGGTGCGCTCGCCGTCGCAGCTGGAGCTGACCTACCTGCAGACGGCCGGCGAGCTCGCACAGATGCTGGCCGAGGGCCACTTCCCGTTCCCGAGCGAGGACCACGAGCGGGAGCTGGCACCCAGAGTCGGCGACGGCCTCATGCGTGTGAACCCGGCCGGCATGGTCGTCTACGCCAGCCCCAACGCGATCAGCGCCTACCGCCGCCTAGGCGTGGTCGACAACATCGTGGGGCGCCGCCTCGCTGAGTTCGACCTCGACGACGAGGCGGTCAGCGAGGCGCTGGCCGACGGCGAGCCCCTAGAGAGCGAGGTGGAGGCCCGCGGGGCGGTGGTGCTGCGCCGTCTGATCCCGCTCGTGCGTGGGACCGACGTGCTCGGCGGGCTGATGATCATGCGGGAGGTCACCGAGCTGCGCCGCCACGAGCGTCTGCTGCTGTACAAGGACGCGACGATCCGCGAGATCCACCACCGCGTGAAGAACAACCTCCAGACGGTGGCGTCCTTGCTCCGGCTGCAGTCGCGCCGACTCGCCAGCGAAGAGGGCCGGGAAGCGTTGGGCGAGTCCGTGCGTCGTATCT contains:
- a CDS encoding PAS domain-containing sensor histidine kinase, yielding MSSLPELVKVRAGLSDAALDHLQALVSDWQILADLSFADLLLFCRTPDEQLIVVSQMRPYTAQTLYHEDLVGRAFLPGQRPTVMRCFKDRRIVRDGDPDWSTGVPVREEAIPVCLDGEVLAVVTREANLSMVRSPSQLELTYLQTAGELAQMLAEGHFPFPSEDHERELAPRVGDGLMRVNPAGMVVYASPNAISAYRRLGVVDNIVGRRLAEFDLDDEAVSEALADGEPLESEVEARGAVVLRRLIPLVRGTDVLGGLMIMREVTELRRHERLLLYKDATIREIHHRVKNNLQTVASLLRLQSRRLASEEGREALGESVRRISSIALVHETLSQESRQRVSFDKVAQPLMDMLASGLADPDRRVKMSLIGSAGELPAEVATPLALVLSELVQNSLEHGFPDGSGGGDVEVVLHRRQASLRLTVCDNGVGVDEGWRLESDANLGLQIANTLLVTELGGRLDVGRTSPDGGTTCIAELPLPGAGAAVV
- a CDS encoding transcriptional regulator, with the translated sequence MTAKRSGGEERAVASYAEEVGTRLRRIRMQQGLSLQDVERRSGGKWKAAVVGSYERGDRNISAARLCELAEFYGVSPTEVLPQEDAPRPVEHAQAMVIDLSKLDTSERWSGVRRYCESIQVERGDFNRQILSVRADDLRALAVIMGTPPDTLVDVLRQEGILLDR
- a CDS encoding DUF5317 domain-containing protein → MLWVPFTVVVLVVAIATAVARGGRLHRVAEADLRWNWLLFPGLGLQVAVEVFGASGTHGWASTATVLTSQALVVGWITANRYRPGMPLIFLGLVANAVVIAANGAMPVDPDAMAAAGLGGGRSLAGKHQLLTDTARLRWLADIVPVAALRTVISVGDIALAAGLIPLVHDLMTYRSPVERRGGPRPSAVGDGGAAGPAVRNR
- the rsrA gene encoding mycothiol system anti-sigma-R factor, coding for MSDAGRGSDGSMRVDCPEALERLESYLDGELDDAQIAEISMHLARCFPCGDRAEFERHLREVIRTRAAETAPAGLLERVRVRCRETAVLREAAAEA
- a CDS encoding sigma-70 family RNA polymerase sigma factor, with product MSDRTSAGDQGPVRQELTERARQRLFEEQALPYLDRLYGAALRYTRNPADAEDLVQETFAKAYDKFHQYEQGTNLRAWLYRILTNTYINQYRKQQRRPDEYPQEDVGEFSLYDWLAGAGASAEHEVLDVITADEVKQALADLPEQFRMAVYLADVEGFSYKEIADIMDTPVGTVMSRLHRGRKQLEKALAEYARERGILGRDAAERV
- a CDS encoding SDR family NAD(P)-dependent oxidoreductase is translated as MDAPTRDDTILVTGGAGFIGSNLVDRLLAEGRHVVVVDDLSTGRLANLAAARAHGGGRFEFQRLDITSGALEAVVDKHRPDLIMHLAAQMNVRASVADPQRDARVNILGTIEVLEAARRHGTRKVVFATSGGCIYGEPPEEELPIGEDHPGYAHSPYGASKRSAEEYLRTYRELYGLAWTSLALSNVYGPRQDPYGEAGVVAIFTDQILAGQPTVIYGDGEQTRDFVYVDDVVHAFALAMERGDDARFNIGTGERTSVNQLFRALAAATDYPHDPVHAPQRPGELRHSALDCRKAAQGLGWKPWTTLEEGLAATLHGVADATPA